The genomic interval gatcccaagcatagaattggccttcttcactgccgccacacattgggtcgacactttcatcgacctgtccaccaccaccccaagatctctctcctgatctgtcacagacagctcagaacccatcagcctatatctaaagttttgattttttgccccaatgtgcatgactttacacttactgacattgaagcgcatctgccattttgctgcccattctgccagtctggagagatccttctggagctcctcacaatcacttctggtcttcaccactcggaaaagtttggtgttgtctgcaaacttagccacttcactgctcaaccctgtctccaggtcatttatgaagaggttgaaaagcaccggtcccaggacagatccttggggcacaccgcttttcacctctctccattgtgaaacttgcccattgacacctactctctgcttcttggcctccaaccagttctcaatccacgagaggacctgtcctctaattccctgactgtggagttttttcagtagcctttggtgagggaccgtgtcaaacgccttctgaaagtccagatatataatgtccacgggttctcccgcatccacatgcctgttgaccttttcaaagaattctataaggttcgtgaggcaagacttacccttacagttTTTGCTCTATTTTTGTATACAATGATTGCAGTATGATTTCTGAGTTGGTAAGATATAGATTTGTGTAAAGTTAGAAGGACTTTGCTTATTCTTGAAATATAAATGCAATTTTGCTACAATCACGAATAGCTAGTATctcttaaaaagtaaaaaaaaagacttttaaagCAGGTTTTGTGGTATTCTTTTAATATGGATCACATCAGTGATCAGGTGCATCTAGTGGGGCACTATATTGAACCCTATCCCGTGAACCCATAGTAGGAAAGGGATTGTGCTTCCCCCTTATTGTGTTCAAAAATGGGGTGTCAACTATGAATATTTTACAGTGGACCACAGATGAAGATTTAACCGAAGCAGTCCATTCACTTGGTGTAAATGATATTTTGGAGATCAAATTTTTTGAAAACCGTGCTAATGGCCAATCTAAAGGGTAAGAATTTAAGTTCAGCATTATCCCAGTTTCTGTAACATTGATACCGAAAGTGTGATGGCTGTATGTGATAATTGTATGTTGCTTGCCTGGAAATAATATGGTCTAAGAGCAGCGTGTCAGAATAAAAATGAAGACTACAGTGGGTTTCTCTGATTGTTTCTGATCATAAGTGTTGCATAACATATTATACAGTACTTTGGTTTGTTGGTTTGGTTATTTATCCTCATTGAATGATAATGAATGATCTGCTATGAATGATGAGTGCTTctgctgcctttttaaaaaaggggagtTAGCTTTTTGTTCATTCTCAGTCTTCCTTCTAGAATTCTGTCCAAACATTTCCATGCATTCTGTTTGAACAATGTagctctcttctctctccctccctagcCCAAACTGGTGAGATAGGAATGGGTCTTGAGCTTTTGCACATTCCTTCCCTTAACCTTCTTTCTGCCTGTAGAATTCACCACCTcctgggctgttcttgtgttctgcACAATCTTCATAGTTTGCTACCATTTTAGTCATCGTTTTTTATTATCCTGTTACTGGGAAATCCTGTGTTCAAAGAGTGTATTCTCTCAGCTTCGGTATTACATGCTGTATGTTATGACAGGCATGAGTAGGGAGTACACAAGCTTGCTTCCATTTTCCTCCATGGGTGGAACTGAAAATTTATTGCTGCATTCTTAGATTGACTGGATATGTTTATAAACAGCTGTTAAAGATGATGATTTCTTCATCCATTATGTTTTCAGATTTGCCCTGGTAGGTGTGGGATCTGAAGCATCTTCCAAAAAACTGATGGATCTGTTGCCTAAAAGAGAATTACATGGACAAAATCCAGTTGTAACTCCATGTAATAAGCAGTTTCTGAGTCAATTTGAACTGCAGTCAAGGAAAAGTAAGTAGTGTTCTTAGATACTTCAAGTGAAGTAAAAGGGCACACTTCAGAGGGAAAAATTTTATAATTTGCAATTATCGGAGGTTAGCTTTAAGAGAATCTGCTGATCATTTTATTTACTGAAATAATATTGTGTGTGTTCTGATGCTTGAAACTTTCTTCTCCTGGGAGCATAATTAcgggaagagagaaaaaataatgcttttcttgggggggaaaaaaacttcctAGAAGTATCCTAGTTCAGTGTATCTGGTAATCCTTTAGTTAGGCTAATAAACTTGAGTTTATACATTTGGTGCGGTCTTGTTGGTTGGGGAGAATTAGTAAAATAAATCTGTAACTTGTATCATCCTTTTTTTTGTCACAGTGTGTGCTGGTAACATCATGTGGGGTTTAGTCCATAATTCAAGTCCATAATTTTGGCGAGTATGCAATCTTGTATGAGGAAGAACTTTATCTAAGTATTGCATATGCAGGTATGAAAGTTATTGATAACTTCATGCTGTAGATCATATACTTTTGTTTCACTACTACAGCTACACAGTCTGGTCAGATGTCTGGAGAAGGAAAAGCTGGTCCTCCAGGCGGCAGTTCTCGGGCAACATTTCCTCCAAGTAACAGAGGGAGGGGTCGTTttcctggtgcccttcctggAGGGGACAGATTTCCTGGTCCAGCTGGCCCAGGAGGACCTCCACCACCTTTTCCAGGTAAAGAATTTTATACAATAGTTTGTTTTCTCTTATGTATGGTCCTATATTGGAGATAGGGAACTCTAGAGCTTTTTGCTGTATTGCTGGAGTGTAAGATTATTTTATACTGAAAGTATCATGTGTTTGGTACTGAATAGTTTTCAGCCTGTATGAAGGATCCAAAATAGTTGAGACTAAACAACACATAACTCCTAAAAGTCAAATGCTATGTCCTTGAGGTTTTGCATTGTGAGGTGTAGGTCTATTTCTGCATTGCCCAACATTCAAATTTTCTATATTTCTAATATATAGTTAtaaactgtagctcagtggttctcaaactttggagTGCTGCAGCCCACCTCTACTCTGCAGTGGGTCACAATTCACTGCTCAAATCTGCCCCAGAAATCCTTTTGGATGTGATAGGAAGATgcagaagtaaactggaagtagcttccacaAACTGAAAGTAGCATCTGGTTGTttttgggaggcattctgaggcctgtagaagcCAAGGGAGTAGGTTGCGGGCTGGAAACAGCCTCCAGGTAAGGCTTTTTGTGGCAGATTTGATGACCCACAGTTTCGGAAACGCTGCAAGTTAGTataaacagattttaaaattaCTAATAAAGCAAGATGAAAGCAAACATGGGAAGTATATTTTCTGTTTATCATTGTTTCTGTTATATTGAAAGAAGAGGGTGAAGCCAATAAATGCCTATGGTTATGACCATTGTCTTGTAAAGTTAATGGACTTAGGCTGCTTCTCTTGATTAGAATATGCTCAAAGTGCATGTTATACTAATGGTTATTTAAGtagcttttttaaaatttgagtTTGTTTGAAGCAAACACTTTTAGCCACTtataggaatttttttactgCTTGGAGTGTTGTTTTGCTTTGAAGGACAAATAGCAGGGCTAAATGATAGATATGCCATTTCCTTTCTGCCATTGAGTGACCAGATCTTGACAGGTTGTTAGTATAGATTGTTAAATGCAAGTTCACTTTTCTGCACATATTACAGATGTTTCTGTATATCTCTTAGCAAACTTTTCCCCAATAATTTTAACTGTGGaaatctctcttttttcttttcccgtCCCCTTTTAGCTGGACAAACTCCTCCACGTCCTCCTCTAGGTCCTCCTGGCCCACCTGGTCCACCAGGTCCTCCACCACCTGGCCAAGTTCTACCTCCTCCATTAAGTGGTCCTCCTAATCGTGGTGACCGCCCCCCTCCTCCTGTTCTATTTCCAGGACAACCCTTTGGTCAACCTCCACTGGGTCCACTTCCCCCTGGTCCTCCACCTCCAGTTCCAGGCTATGGTCCCCCACCAGGTCCTCCACCCCCACAGCAGGGTCCTCCTCCACCTCCAGGCCCTTTTCCCCCTCGTCCACCCGGTCCACTAGGACCACCTCTGactctggctcctcctcctcacttgcCCGGGCCACCACCAGGTGCTCCCCCACCAGCCCCACATGTGAATCCAGCTTTCTTCCCCCCACCAGCCAACAGTGGCATACCTACATCAGACAGCCGTGGTCCACCACCTTCAGATCCATATGGAAGACCTCCGCCGTATGACAGAGGTGATTATGGGCCACCAGGCAGGTGAGTGCTTTTCTGTACTGACAGCAGTTTAATTCCCATTTAGGAACTCTAGAATCTTGATCGATTTAGCATCTCCATGTGCTTCAGGAATGTGCCTGccagaagtgtttctcaaatgtgGGGACATCATTAAAAGTTTTtgaatgccttcctcctgccctgaattTATTCTCCCTTTTGGGTCTCTACACTCATCCTTGGTATGTTGAGTATGAGTATGTTGAGATCTTTGCATGCTGTCGTTTGCACATGCAAAGATCTGAAGATGGAGCATTAATTCGCTGCTGGCACTATCAAGCAGAATAGAAAAGACATCTATGACTGCGCATCTTAAAGCCACATGGGGAAAGGCCAATAGGTCAAAACAGCAGCTCTCCCCAAATCGTATTAGGATGTTAGAGCAAGTAGAGAAGTAGTAATTTCGATAAATTGTATAGGAATCAGTGGGGATTCTTTAATTAACAATATTTAGTCCACCCAGGCCTTGGCTGATATGAGAAGGAAGGGTCCACATGTCTTGCTATCTTATCCCTCCTTGGAGCTTTGTACAGTAGTATCTCCTAAAATACTGTGTATATGTTCCTGAAAAACAAGTAATGTATGCAACAATGCATGGGAGGTAATTATAGGACAGTTTTAACTTAAATGTATTTATGGTCCTGTATATGCCAATGCATTAGGTTGGTGCCTGCTGTGTAATTTACCACAGCTGCTATCACTCCTCCTGCATGGCAGTAGCAGAAGATTATGGGAGGAGCTACTTTCAGGAGGATGAGCCACATTGTGACTTGTCCCTGGGAACTGTAGGCTTCTTGTTGAAGGGAGGCATCCAGGGTATTCTGCCTTGCCTGCTTTTTTCTCTCCTGGTAGCAGGCAATTTGCTTCATGTTAACCAGATTATACGGCTCTCATTGATGCATCAAGTGCATGTAAAACAGTAAACAATCCTCAGgtctttctctttccttcaaCTACGTGCTTGTTGATATTCCCCATGCACAAAGATATGGACATGTAAAGATATACTAGGGTTCTACTAGTGTTTTATCTTGCCTATGTATTTTTTGTAAGAGTTTTATTGTCCTACCTCTCATGCGATCTTCTGCTACATAAAGTTACAGACTGGTTCATTAGCAGTAtagcaaaatataaataaatgtttgttcATTCTCTTAAGTGGACATACTTTGAATTGGTCTCTAAAATTACTCAGAGCACTACGGTCATTTCCTTAAGCTTAGGTGTCTTCCTAAGGTGTCTTAGGTGTTTTTGTCCTACCTGCATCAGTGGTTGTCGAAAAACCTTCTTTGCAAGGTTATAACCTAGAGTAGTATTATGACCTAGAGTAGAATTTTGATCTAGCCACAAGGCAGCCATTTCAGTTGATGAATGATATGGGAAACCTACCAGAATAAAAATACTTGCTGATAGCTATTTGGAGGTCATGCTGAGGTACTGTCCCATTCTACATTCAGCTTACCTGCAGTCGTGCCTAGTGACCCGATGATGGCATTTGTATCATCAGTCATTACTGTGGTGGTCTGAATCCACCTGTTTTTCTGTGTCATTTGAGGGTATACCGTTTCTGCTTTTCTTCCTTTGATGCTGTTTGTCTTCTATGCATGTTGTACCATCTTGTAGTAGTTTAAGCAGTAACCTTAAAAATATTGTTGCATGTTATGTGCTTATAAGGGAGGCTTTGTAGCATGTTTATTTATCAAACTAGCTTTTTCTTAAGCATAATggtttcaattttatttattgcTCCCAGATTCATGTTTAAAAATACAAGTATAGAAATGTAGAACATTGTGTGTAATTGCTTGAAAGAATATCCAactaacccatttttaaaaaaatcatgtgtTTATGCCAAGATAGTACTCTAGGCAAGGGAGGGTTGAGGGTGGTGAAAGCAGAAGTAGAATCTGCACATGTTGTCCAGTATTTTCATGATGATTCTCAACTACAATCCATAATTATATTTAAATTGTCAATTATATATCTTAGGCGTTTCACTGGAAATAACATGTCCATAAGAGAACAATTACATATGCCATTGTATTGGAGACAAACGAAAAATAATACTCAAAACGCAGGGAGGTATGAATTTTTAGACATTTCCTCTTATGCTAAATCAGCTATAGGATCTTGATCCACTTCTTGCTCTTAAGAGGATAGCATTGCTTATTCTGCATTTTCTTTCTACCAGAGGAACTAACACTTAAAAGAAAATTTCTCAGAAGCAAATAAAGCCGTATATTTTTTGGTGCTTGAAGGAATATTACGGACATGTAGTCTAACATCACATTCTAGGAAGTGATCTTCTTGCTTGGTGCCTTAGTCAAATTAGGTTACAGTATCTAGATTAGTGTGTATCATATGCAGTAAGAAGGAGGAAACTGAGTAATATGCCTTCAACAACAGCAGAGGTGCCTACAGGAAGTAAAAAATCCTCTTCATTATTTTCAGTCTCAAGATCTTCTGTTAAAGCAGAGACTAGCAAGTTGTCAGAGTTCAGGGGCTGCTTTTAGAGTAGTTAACTATATTTCTGATTCTAACTTTAGGTAATTAATTCAGTGTGCAACCAGCATTATCACACTACTTGTGTTTAAAGCTTGGATGTCGTTGCAGAACATAGAGCGTTGTTAATGCTTGGCAACATTTATTCTTTATGTTCTTTATAACAAATTGGAGTTAGACTACATGCTGAGGACTCTTTGTTGATAGACATTCATTGATTTGAGCAGGCCATAATTCTATCTACAtaaattatttatgtatttttgagGCAACACCTATTTATTAAAGGTGAAAATGTGTAAGCATCTGTTAAAGCTTTCTGATGGTGGAAAGCACTGCAGAAACAGACCGTTTAATTGAAGGTTTCGGTGCTACTTACAGAACTGTTGCTTCTGTGATGGGGTACTTTTTCTCTCTCTAGCCTGCAGGTTTTGCATTGTAAAGATCTTGATTTAGAAAAAGCTTTTTCTTTTGTGTTACTTTGCTTAAGATTGCAAGCTAGAGTTGTTAAAACAAATGTAGTGCCTTAACCAGCTGGTAGTAAAAGTTTTAAACTTGTGTGTATTTGCAGAGAAATAGATGCTGCAAGGACACCTTTAAGTGAAGCAGAATTTGAAGAAATCATGAATAGAAATAGGGCCATTTCTAGCAGTGCCATTTCAAgagctgtgtcagatgcaagtgCTGGTCAGTATATTTTCTTCAGTAACTACCCAGTTCCTTGATGTTCATTGTTAGTTAATTTCTGCTGGGACTCTAGCACATGAGAACCTCTCTTGCTGGAAGGAATATAATCTTGGAGGAATACAACATTCTAGAGATCCCATCAATATGTCATAACTTCACCTTGACCAAACATACATTTGTGGGAAATCACATCTATGAATGTCAGCCCATGGGGGATTTGAGGGTTTATCTATTGAAAAACCTGTGCTAGTCCCTCCTTTGGTGCTGTCAGTCATCTTTCCTCTCACCACCTCTGAGGAGTCAGTCCATGGATATTGGACAAACATGCGTTTCCAACCATATGTTCAAAAACCCTCATGTTGACTTCCAAGTCACAGATTAAGAAGTGGAAAAAGTTctttccttttttggggggggggcacactcaTGAATTGGGAAACATGCATGGGTTTTATATCCAAGCATGTACTATATTCAAGTGAAATGCTGTGGGCTTTTGCACATTTGCTCTGGGCCTTAGGTTGTTTTATTGGCCTGAGATTACAGTCTCCCAAGATCCAACAGCTTACTTACAAGGAGGTTTATTTAGGTAGCTTACATCACCTGCATGTACCCAATCAGTTGGACTGGGCGAGGTCCTGAACAGTTAAACAAAGTTGCATATATTCATCGGGTATTGACTACCAAAGCTGCAGCTGGGTTACAGAATGATGTACCgctacagtggaccctccttatccgtgggttcAGCACCAGTAGATTTGACTCAGCGCAGATGCCAGGTGCATGTCTAGAGGGACTCAAgaaccctaaggctgcaatcacatGTGCCTTcctgtcatgtctgggaggccttctgaggtgcatggAGGTCATGCATGGCACAAGGGCAGACACCCCTCCATTTTTTGAGTATTCTGCATATGTTGCAGGGCTCTGGGAAGGGTCAGAACAAGTAATGGGTTTTGACTAATAACTGGAGCCAGATTTTCTGGATTTGTACTGGTAAATCACTACCGAAAACAGAACACTGTATGTGAAAAGATTGCTAGACTAGAACACTTCTGTATAACTTTTAGCTTTCTGTGTGAAGGGAAATTGTAATGTGCTGGAGTTGTCAAAATATGTTGGCTTCCCTTCTATAGTCTCACATGGTGCAGCCCTGACACAATTTTGCCAAGACATCCATGATTCTTAGGACCTAAGCCAAGAATGCTGCAGTGTGTATTGTAGCAGTTGTAGAAAAACAACCAGACAAAAAGAGTGGTAGTTGGATATTTAAAAACTCTTTATTTGTTAAttgaggttgttttttttcacctttcagGGGACTATGGAAGTGCTATAGAAACCTTGGTGACTGCAATTTCTTTAATTAAGCAGTCCAAAGTGTCTGCTGATGATCGTTGCAAAGTACTTATCAGTTCTCTGCAAGATTGCCTCCATGGTATTGAGTCAAAATCTTATGGCTCTGGGTCAAGGTAAACCTTTTTGTATAAAATGAGTGAATATTTTGAATGCAGTTCCGTTTTGGGGGATAAGATTACTTGGAATCAACTTGCAATCAACTTGGCAAGAATATCTCAAAGCCTAACGAAATTGTTGAGTACATAGGATATGTATGGATGCCCTTTGGGCAGAGAGTTGGGATATAAATCGATAAATATGTTGGAAACTACTGAGTGCCTCTCTTTAACTAGTCATTTAAGTTAAGGTGTTACGGTGGACCTTTGCTAACAGCTGTTGTCATTTGAATGCCTAAGTTAATGCAATTTGTGTTTAGTTTTAATCAACTGGGCTCTGAAAGAAATCCATTCAAAGGGCATGTATTACTCTCTAAGTACTCATATTAAGCTACTTGATTATTCCTTCTTGCTAAGATACAGGCCAACacccattttgctgtcttaaaatttaaacctattcctgggtatgtttgagttgctgattctaaaaatggcatcagttttgccctaccTAGTTTCAGaaatacagcatagcctcatgaGTGAATgcgtcaagcagcttcctcgtgaggaagactacaccatggctttcttaTAAGGAAGCTTCCTGGAACGTTCGCGAACAAGGCAATGCTGTATTTGTGAAACtaaacatgatagggcaaaatgggtaccatttttggaatcagcaccccaaattcatatcaagctaCCATACATTTTGAAagagtttttctgaccctcaatttcatAGGTCTGTGTAATATTCCTGGATTGCTTACTTTGATAGCTTTAAATTGTAGGTTTGGAAGAGACCTAAGTTCACTTTATTCTCTTCTTTGTACTGAGGCAGAATTCTCCAGCCCTTATACAGCCCTTTGTTACAAAATGTGTGTAATTTTGAGAGAATTAATGAAATAATTTCTTTTAGAAGACGTGAGCGATCAAGAGAGAGAGACCACAGCAGGTCAAGAGAGAAAAGCCGGCGCCACAAATCTCGTAGCCGAGATCGTCACGATGATTATTACCGGGAAAGAAGCCGTGAACGTGAGAGACACCGTGACCGTGACAGAGACCGTGACAGAGAGCGTGATAGAGAACGAGAGTATCGCCATCGTTAAAAGAGGTGGGCATTATCACTTTTGGATTAGCGTTATTTTTTGTACTTATTAACTTAGAGTAGTTTTATAAAATAAATGTCTGCGCTTAAAGTTGTatatctgtatcctatgctgAACCAATTTCTTATAGTGAAAAAATTTCAGGTAAGTAATAACAAATAACCAATGATTTCTCTGCTCTCTCCCCCTTCACTTACTGCATGAATGTAATATTGGTGTATGCTTTGTAAGATGTGGTGTATGTTCATTTTAATGGTGGACCAATCTGTTTAGATGTAAGTGCAAACTGCCAGTGTAATGTAATGTCAGTTTGTAGTACTCTAGATTTGGAGCAGCTGACTCCTATATCTGAGACGATCAGTAGCTTTGACATACTTCTGCCATGCAAGGATATTTGCAGGTAAGGCATAGGTTGAAGGCAAAAATGCCCTGTTACATGACAACTCAAGCAATTTTCCATTTAACAAGTTTTGGGTGGAATTGCAATCACAGAACC from Tiliqua scincoides isolate rTilSci1 chromosome 7, rTilSci1.hap2, whole genome shotgun sequence carries:
- the CPSF6 gene encoding cleavage and polyadenylation specificity factor subunit 6 isoform X2, with the translated sequence MADGVDHIDIYADVGEEFNQEAEYGGHDQIDLYDDVISPSANNGDAPEDRDYMDSLPPSVGDDVGKGSAPNVVYTYTGKRIALYIGNLTWWTTDEDLTEAVHSLGVNDILEIKFFENRANGQSKGFALVGVGSEASSKKLMDLLPKRELHGQNPVVTPCNKQFLSQFELQSRKTTQSGQMSGEGKAGPPGGSSRATFPPSNRGRGRFPGALPGGDRFPGPAGPGGPPPPFPAGQTPPRPPLGPPGPPGPPGPPPPGQVLPPPLSGPPNRGDRPPPPVLFPGQPFGQPPLGPLPPGPPPPVPGYGPPPGPPPPQQGPPPPPGPFPPRPPGPLGPPLTLAPPPHLPGPPPGAPPPAPHVNPAFFPPPANSGIPTSDSRGPPPSDPYGRPPPYDRGDYGPPGRRFTGNNMSIREQLHMPLYWRQTKNNTQNAGREIDAARTPLSEAEFEEIMNRNRAISSSAISRAVSDASAGDYGSAIETLVTAISLIKQSKVSADDRCKVLISSLQDCLHGIESKSYGSGSRRERSRERDHSRSREKSRRHKSRSRDRHDDYYRERSRERERHRDRDRDRDRERDREREYRHR
- the CPSF6 gene encoding cleavage and polyadenylation specificity factor subunit 6 isoform X3 encodes the protein MADGVDHIDIYADVGEEFNQEAEYGGHDQIDLYDDVISPSANNGDAPEDRDYMDSLPPSVGDDVGKGSAPNVVYTYTGKRIALYIGNLTWWTTDEDLTEAVHSLGVNDILEIKFFENRANGQSKGFALVGVGSEASSKKLMDLLPKRELHGQNPVVTPCNKQFLSQFELQSRKTTQSGQMSGEGKAGPPGGSSRATFPPSNRGRGRFPGALPGGDRFPGPAGPGGPPPPFPAGQTPPRPPLGPPGPPGPPGPPPPGQVLPPPLSGPPNRGDRPPPPVLFPGQPFGQPPLGPLPPGPPPPVPGYGPPPGPPPPQQGPPPPPGPFPPRPPGPLGPPLTLAPPPHLPGPPPGAPPPAPHVNPAFFPPPANSGIPTSDSRGPPPSDPYGRPPPYDRGDYGPPGREIDAARTPLSEAEFEEIMNRNRAISSSAISRAVSDASAGDYGSAIETLVTAISLIKQSKVSADDRCKVLISSLQDCLHGIESKSYGSGSRRRERSRERDHSRSREKSRRHKSRSRDRHDDYYRERSRERERHRDRDRDRDRERDREREYRHR
- the CPSF6 gene encoding cleavage and polyadenylation specificity factor subunit 6 isoform X1, which produces MADGVDHIDIYADVGEEFNQEAEYGGHDQIDLYDDVISPSANNGDAPEDRDYMDSLPPSVGDDVGKGSAPNVVYTYTGKRIALYIGNLTWWTTDEDLTEAVHSLGVNDILEIKFFENRANGQSKGFALVGVGSEASSKKLMDLLPKRELHGQNPVVTPCNKQFLSQFELQSRKTTQSGQMSGEGKAGPPGGSSRATFPPSNRGRGRFPGALPGGDRFPGPAGPGGPPPPFPAGQTPPRPPLGPPGPPGPPGPPPPGQVLPPPLSGPPNRGDRPPPPVLFPGQPFGQPPLGPLPPGPPPPVPGYGPPPGPPPPQQGPPPPPGPFPPRPPGPLGPPLTLAPPPHLPGPPPGAPPPAPHVNPAFFPPPANSGIPTSDSRGPPPSDPYGRPPPYDRGDYGPPGRRFTGNNMSIREQLHMPLYWRQTKNNTQNAGREIDAARTPLSEAEFEEIMNRNRAISSSAISRAVSDASAGDYGSAIETLVTAISLIKQSKVSADDRCKVLISSLQDCLHGIESKSYGSGSRRRERSRERDHSRSREKSRRHKSRSRDRHDDYYRERSRERERHRDRDRDRDRERDREREYRHR
- the CPSF6 gene encoding cleavage and polyadenylation specificity factor subunit 6 isoform X4, with product MADGVDHIDIYADVGEEFNQEAEYGGHDQIDLYDDVISPSANNGDAPEDRDYMDSLPPSVGDDVGKGSAPNVVYTYTGKRIALYIGNLTWWTTDEDLTEAVHSLGVNDILEIKFFENRANGQSKGFALVGVGSEASSKKLMDLLPKRELHGQNPVVTPCNKQFLSQFELQSRKTTQSGQMSGEGKAGPPGGSSRATFPPSNRGRGRFPGALPGGDRFPGPAGPGGPPPPFPAGQTPPRPPLGPPGPPGPPGPPPPGQVLPPPLSGPPNRGDRPPPPVLFPGQPFGQPPLGPLPPGPPPPVPGYGPPPGPPPPQQGPPPPPGPFPPRPPGPLGPPLTLAPPPHLPGPPPGAPPPAPHVNPAFFPPPANSGIPTSDSRGPPPSDPYGRPPPYDRGDYGPPGREIDAARTPLSEAEFEEIMNRNRAISSSAISRAVSDASAGDYGSAIETLVTAISLIKQSKVSADDRCKVLISSLQDCLHGIESKSYGSGSRRERSRERDHSRSREKSRRHKSRSRDRHDDYYRERSRERERHRDRDRDRDRERDREREYRHR